A region of the Acidimicrobiales bacterium genome:
GAATGGCTATTGATACTGAATAGTCCTCAAAGGCCATTTTGTGGACTAGTCAACGTCCGTGCTCCACTCGACGACGAGGATCTCGGATGATCGTCACGACTTGGCGACGTTTCGTCGCCGGCCGATCACCGCGCGGAGACCGACCGGCAGGGTTTCGCCTCCGAATGAGGTCGTGACGGTGGCATCAACCTGATGCCTGGCGAGCAGACCCGGCAGGCGCGAGGTATCAATGAGAACGTTGTCGTGCCGTTCGTCGTCGCGCCGCCACGACCCGTCCTCGTTTCGGACAAACGCAGCCATCTGTCTGACGAAACGGCTCGGGGAAGGCGTCGAGTACTCGGTGATGATCGCCCAGTCCTCACCCACCCGCCCAGCAGTTGCAGCGTCCCGGCGGGCTGTTCCCCACTCGAGGTCACAAATGTCAACCATAAGCAGCCCACCAGGACGGAGCGCCTCTGCAGCCGCGACGAACGCGCGGTCGATCGACGCCTCGTCGGGCAAGTAGCTGAATGGATGGCCAACGGACACGATTGCATCGGATGCCGGTATGGGATC
Encoded here:
- a CDS encoding class I SAM-dependent methyltransferase, translated to MDPRDEPYYRQDLALVHHLGFGFHADSVAPGILSLLEPILERNGLVVELGCGSGLLTRHLVGAGHRVIATDASPVMLALAHETAPTVERFAQLVLPDDPIPASDAIVSVGHPFSYLPDEASIDRAFVAAAEALRPGGLLMVDICDLEWGTARRDAATAGRVGEDWAIITEYSTPSPSRFVRQMAAFVRNEDGSWRRDDERHDNVLIDTSRLPGLLARHQVDATVTTSFGGETLPVGLRAVIGRRRNVAKS